One Bacteroidota bacterium genomic window carries:
- a CDS encoding heavy-metal-associated domain-containing protein has protein sequence MKKIFYISILAAFACKNPSPEAKTSEVEAKTAQVEISIEGMTCTGCENTINASLKSIPGVSSVESSHSKGIAKVAFEPEKTDTSAFRHLITEAGYDVVAIQNIE, from the coding sequence ATGAAAAAAATCTTTTATATAAGCATTCTTGCAGCATTTGCTTGCAAAAACCCCAGCCCTGAAGCAAAAACTTCCGAAGTGGAGGCTAAAACTGCACAAGTTGAAATAAGCATCGAGGGAATGACCTGTACAGGATGTGAAAACACCATTAATGCCAGCCTTAAAAGTATTCCGGGAGTTTCTTCAGTAGAATCGTCGCATTCAAAAGGAATAGCCAAGGTTGCATTCGAGCCTGAAAAAACCGATACTTCTGCTTTCAGGCATTTAATTACAGAAGCAGGTTACGATGTTGTGGCTATTCAAAACATCGAATAG
- a CDS encoding 4Fe-4S dicluster domain-containing protein: protein MQEKHIPEETNPAQSNEPIDSRREFLKRFGLVGAAAAAGTAAIYTGYVFEKKKGKDEYITVLTADNKLVKVPKAQIEEVTIDKASLQSRGRVGLEGRRFVMVIDLAKCRNARKCIESCQEAHHLRPHEYHINTLKMQDSPTTAPYFMPKPCQHCDNPPCVSVCPVDATFKRQDGIVLIDNQRCIGCRFCMAACPYSARMFHWEEPLFTEEVNKKSLEYEELVKKGAGNTDLAQLLKKEITYDVELNTPQKKGTISKCLFSADRLRENKLPYCVSACPNGVFYFGDENEDAVTNGTTKETFVLSSLLKDNAGYRLMEELGTKPRIYYLPPKNRLFDVPEEDVNAIIPDPHA from the coding sequence ATGCAAGAAAAACATATTCCGGAAGAAACTAATCCGGCCCAATCGAACGAACCGATCGATTCGAGAAGGGAATTTCTGAAACGTTTTGGACTAGTGGGTGCAGCTGCAGCAGCTGGCACGGCGGCAATTTACACAGGCTATGTCTTTGAAAAGAAAAAAGGCAAAGACGAATACATTACCGTGCTTACAGCCGACAATAAGCTGGTAAAAGTTCCCAAAGCACAGATCGAAGAAGTAACCATCGACAAAGCTTCATTGCAATCGCGCGGAAGAGTTGGTTTAGAAGGCCGACGCTTTGTAATGGTGATAGACCTTGCAAAATGCCGTAATGCCCGGAAATGTATTGAATCGTGCCAGGAGGCTCATCACCTGCGGCCACATGAATACCATATCAATACACTCAAAATGCAGGACTCGCCAACTACGGCGCCCTATTTTATGCCCAAACCCTGCCAACATTGCGACAATCCGCCATGCGTATCGGTGTGCCCGGTAGACGCCACCTTTAAACGCCAGGATGGAATTGTGTTAATAGATAACCAACGTTGCATTGGTTGTCGTTTCTGCATGGCTGCCTGCCCCTACTCGGCCCGGATGTTCCATTGGGAAGAACCCCTGTTTACCGAAGAGGTCAACAAAAAATCGCTCGAATACGAAGAATTGGTAAAGAAAGGAGCGGGTAACACCGACCTGGCGCAACTTCTGAAAAAAGAAATTACTTATGATGTAGAGCTTAATACCCCTCAGAAAAAGGGAACCATATCCAAATGTCTCTTTAGTGCCGACAGGTTGCGCGAAAATAAATTACCCTATTGCGTATCGGCCTGCCCCAATGGAGTATTTTACTTTGGCGACGAGAACGAAGATGCTGTAACCAATGGTACCACCAAAGAAACTTTTGTACTTAGCAGCCTACTGAAAGACAATGCCGGATATCGCCTGATGGAAGAACTGGGCACCAAACCCAGAATATATTACCTGCCTCCAAAAAACAGGTTGTTTGACGTGCCCGAAGAAGACGTAAATGCAATTATACCAGATCCTCACGCTTAA
- the nrfD gene encoding polysulfide reductase NrfD, with the protein MTKHNPAFDPRNPRIDQIANDVLKPVGLNSKFHAWMGFLSIILIACIYAYIIQIDKGLIVTGLRDYVSWGMYISNFVFFVATSLVGMLITAVLGLMGYEWQKPIARIAEIIAVAFAAVAGLVIVSDMGRPERLAYVFIHARVQSPILWDVTVVTTYLVISFLLYLLPMIPDLAISKGRLGNQPKWMVKLYEILSFNWTHHPEQYKILFKSLRILMILVIPTAFAIHTVTSWLFAVTPRSGWDSTIFGPYFLTGAFVAGSAALVIAMFFFRNNYKLHQYIEEIHFDKMGKLLVLTSIVYLYFNINEFLVPAYKMKAADSIHLHELFSGHYAFLFWMVQLGGLIIPIILLLFKKFRKPFPITIIAVIVLLAAWFKRFLIVVPTMAHPYLPKQYVPQEWMVYKPTLIETAVTVGAIVLVVMIITVLAKVFPVVSIWELAEEKHKKSDE; encoded by the coding sequence ATGACGAAACATAATCCTGCTTTCGATCCCAGGAACCCACGTATCGACCAGATTGCCAATGATGTACTCAAACCTGTGGGACTAAACTCGAAATTTCATGCCTGGATGGGTTTTTTAAGCATTATACTCATTGCCTGTATTTATGCCTACATCATTCAGATCGACAAAGGTTTAATTGTTACCGGCCTGCGCGATTATGTCAGCTGGGGCATGTACATCTCGAACTTTGTATTTTTTGTAGCTACCAGCTTGGTAGGAATGTTGATTACCGCAGTGCTTGGACTTATGGGTTATGAATGGCAAAAACCTATTGCCCGCATTGCTGAGATTATTGCTGTAGCCTTTGCTGCCGTAGCCGGACTGGTTATTGTAAGCGATATGGGACGCCCCGAAAGATTGGCCTATGTCTTTATTCATGCAAGGGTTCAGTCGCCCATTCTGTGGGATGTTACTGTGGTAACAACTTATCTGGTAATCAGCTTTCTTCTGTACCTTCTGCCCATGATTCCCGATCTGGCTATCAGCAAAGGTCGTTTGGGCAACCAACCCAAATGGATGGTAAAATTGTACGAGATATTGTCCTTTAACTGGACGCATCATCCGGAACAATACAAGATTCTTTTTAAATCCTTGCGAATATTAATGATTCTGGTAATTCCGACTGCATTTGCCATTCACACCGTCACTTCCTGGCTATTTGCAGTAACACCCCGAAGTGGCTGGGACAGCACCATCTTTGGACCCTACTTCCTTACAGGTGCCTTTGTTGCAGGATCTGCAGCCCTGGTTATTGCCATGTTTTTCTTCCGTAACAATTACAAGCTTCATCAATACATCGAAGAGATTCATTTTGATAAAATGGGTAAACTTCTGGTGCTAACCTCAATTGTATATCTCTATTTTAATATCAACGAATTTCTCGTGCCTGCCTACAAAATGAAAGCTGCAGATAGCATACACCTTCATGAACTGTTTTCAGGCCATTATGCTTTTCTATTTTGGATGGTTCAGCTGGGTGGCTTAATTATCCCCATTATCTTGTTGCTGTTCAAAAAATTTCGTAAACCATTCCCGATTACAATTATTGCTGTGATTGTGTTACTAGCTGCCTGGTTTAAACGTTTTCTGATTGTAGTGCCCACCATGGCCCATCCTTACCTTCCAAAGCAATATGTTCCGCAGGAATGGATGGTTTACAAACCAACCCTGATAGAAACGGCCGTAACGGTTGGTGCCATCGTGTTGGTGGTGATGATAATTACTGTGTTGGCCAAAGTTTTTCCGGTAGTTTCAATTTGGGAGCTGGCAGAGGAGAAACACAAGAAAAGTGACGAATAA